In a single window of the Littorina saxatilis isolate snail1 linkage group LG3, US_GU_Lsax_2.0, whole genome shotgun sequence genome:
- the LOC138963259 gene encoding uncharacterized protein, with amino-acid sequence MYTEATTTEMGFIHGITALFVLLSCVLQSANGHGRLLEPPGRSSMWRVGFNTPKNYNDNALYCGGFANQYAIQGGKCGICGDPYQGPRDNEAGGKYATGTIGRKYSQGQTIDVTVEVTANHLGWFEFKLCPNNNPKKEATQDCLDRHVLQVADGSGSKLLIGTTLGKTDFKLRLPADVTCSQCVLQWRYHTGNSYGQGADGKSCPGCGDQEEFYSCSDIEINPASGQQQQRPPAILPHVDVPQTNLGVPQGNSFVPQGNGVIPPQTSFQGGGNPVVSSGHSQSSGTDGFNFIPLGNSAGQGNSGVGQGKSSVGQGGGVIGQGSGTQQVVGLLKCRAISPLWRGQPQLDSWCQYNCLKANNCPSSLCSCL; translated from the exons ATGTATACAGAAGCGACCACAACAGAAATGGGTTTTATTCACGGAATCACAGCATTGTTTGTGCTGCTAAGTTGTGTGCTCCAGTCAGCCAATGGGCACGGTCGTCTCTTGGAGCCTCCGGGACGCTCTTCAATGTGGAGAGTCGGATTCAACACCCCTAAAAACTACAACGACAACGCACTGTACTGTGGAGGATTTGCG aatcagtaCGCTATCCAGGGAGGCAAATGCGGAATCTGCGGTGATCCTTACCAGGGGCCACGTGATAACGAGGCTGGCGGGAAATATGCCACAGGGACAATCGGCCGGAAGTACAGCCAGGGGCAGACAATTGACGTAACCGTTGAGGTGACGGCCAATCATCTGGGCTGGTTTGAATTCAAACTTTGCCCCAACAACAACCCTAAAAA gGAAGCCACTCAAGACTGCCTCGATCGTCACGTACTGCAAGTGGCGGACGGAAGCGGAAGCAAGCTGTTGATTGGAACTACTCTCGGCAAGACAGACTTCAAACTGAGGCTCCCTGCTGACGTCACGTGCTCCCAATGCGTGCTACAGTGGCGCTACCATACAG GTAACAGCTACGGGCAAGGGGCGGACGGCAAGTCGTGCCCGGGCTGCGGCGACCAGGAGGAGTTCTACAGTTGCTCGGACATCGAGATCAACCCGGCCAGcggtcagcagcagcagcggccACCAGCCATCCTCCCTCACGTGGACGTTCCCCAAACAAACCTTGGCGTTCCCCAAGGCAACTCCTTTGTTCCCCAGGGCAACGGGGTCATTCCGCCTCAAACCAGCTTCCAAGGTGGCGGTAATCCTGTGGTCTCCAGTGGTCATTCTCAGAGCAGCGGCACTGACGGGTTTAACTTCATCCCTCTAGGCAACTCTGCTGGTCAGGGCAATTCTGGTGTCGGACAGGGCAAGTCTTCTGTCGGACAGGGCGGCGGTGTCATCGGACAGGGCAGCGGAACCCAGCAGGTTGTTGGACTGTTGAAATGTCGCGCCATCAGCCCCCTATGGCGTGGTCAGCCTCAGCTGGACAGTTGGTGTCAGTACAATTGTCTGAAAGCCAACAACTgtcccagctccttgtgttcgtGTCTCTAA
- the LOC138963257 gene encoding nonsense-mediated mRNA decay factor SMG9-like — protein sequence MSEGSRWQRRSRSSRDTDPSPTPTPKPPAPIILGARPAAIHPHPADHDSGTTQSLSGDVAGAASQSEGQHQRAGGDKPIVVLRSRDDNRNSSVSPGPTPGPAPGDAIPHSSHPHPAPHAPYPTQQQRHTSTSQQGVEPGKNRLAAPPEMKQSIKIIDENFRWVDAGIDDLVDQTDYLVVGAIGLQGSGKSTIVSMLAGNTAQDPYRNYVFQPQVKETREDAMFQTLGVDMFVSPERIIFLDTQPANSSSLLDYVIRQEKKYPQEYTSAENCIEMQSLQIASFLMTVCHVILVTQDWFTDLMFLRSLLTAEMLRPQTHSSNHEGSQSNSQDDSPEFHPTVVFVLNKAIQDDFAPETYTDMKLTLQNIFRSSKLRCQGAVNMHKDNVVSAMKAKEEGCDSDINLFLLPTMEYYKAEPESILTSLPEYRGFPSFGFLLRSLRNQVYSIPRMPMTPSPLSERNWFHFAARTWEAVKKSQLIAEYNRLLP from the coding sequence ATGTCCGAAGGTTCTAGGTGGCAGAGGAGAAGTCGGAGTTCGCGAGACACCGACCCGTCTCCCACACCAACACCAAAGCCACCGGCGCCGATTATTCTCGGAGCCCGACCTGCTGCCATTCATCCACATCCAGCAGATCATGACTCTGGTACGACGCAATCACTTTCAGGAGATGTAGCAGGTGCAGCTTCACAGTCGGAAGGCCAGCATCAACGAGCAGGAGGTGACAAACCCATCGTCGTCCTGAGATCTCGAGATGATAACCGCAACTCGTCCGTGTCTCCAGGTCCCACCCCCGGGCCAGCTCCAGGTGATGCTATCCCCCACTCTTCCCATCCCCACCCGGCTCCTCACGCGCCCTACCCAACACAGCAGCAGCGCCATACTTCCACCTCTCAGCAAGGAGTTGAACCGGGGAAAAATCGCTTGGCTGCTCCACCCGAGATGAAGCAAAGCATAAAAATCATTGATGAGAATTTCCGCTGGGTTGATGCGGGAATTGACGACCTTGTGGATCAGACTGATTATCTGGTTGTTGGTGCTATAGGACTGCAGGGATCAGGGAAGTCGACGATTGTGTCTATGCTGGCAGGAAACACAGCCCAAGATCCCTACAGAAACTATGTCTTTCAGCCTCAGGTCAAAGAAACGCGAGAAGATGCGATGTTTCAGACGCTAGGCGTCGACATGTTTGTTTCACCGGAGAGGATTATCTTTCTGGACACACAGCCAGCAAACAGCTCCTCCCTACTAGACTACGTTATCAGACAAGAGAAGAAGTATCCCCAGGAGTACACATCAGCAGAGAACTGTATTGAAATGCAGTCGCTCCAGATTGCTTCATTCTTGATGACTGTTTGTCACGTGATCTTAGTAACCCAGGACTGGTTTACAGACTTGATGTTTCTACGCTCTCTGCTCACAGCTGAGATGCTACGGCCCCAAACACATTCCAGCAACCACGAGGGATCTCAGAGTAACAGTCAGGACGACAGTCCAGAGTTTCATCCCACAGTAGTGTTCGTTCTCAACAAAGCAATCCAAGATGACTTCGCACCAGAAACCTACACAGACATGAAACTGACACTGCAAAACATTTTCCGCTCATCAAAGCTGCGCTGCCAAGGTGCAGTGAACATGCACAAGGACAACGTTGTCTCAGCGATGAAGGCGAAGGAGGAAGGGTGTGACTCTGACATCAATCTCTTTCTTCTTCCAACCATGGAGTACTACAAAGCCGAGCCTGAATCGATACTGACTTCGCTGCCAGAGTACCGAGGGTTCCCCAGCTTTGGCTTCTTGCTGCGGTCACTGAGGAACCAGGTGTACTCCATTCCCAGGATGCCTATGACGCCATCACCGTTGTCGGAAAGAAACTGGTTTCATTTTGCAGCGCGTACTTGGGAGGCTGTGAAGAAATCGCAGCTCATTGCTGAGTACAATCGACTTCTgccataa